In Haloimpatiens massiliensis, the following are encoded in one genomic region:
- a CDS encoding CotS family spore coat protein, whose product MVNSKNDCHEELCEYDLDVNLFKKFGLSVYEVVPIRKAFILCTDQGNKILKKVNYSLEELKFIYNSLNYINRSFNRTMSFVTTLDGDIYTLWNNEVYFIMDLVKGRESEFSNPVDLNITSQSLAQFHKAGEGINSYVNFKNRNNCGNFIDTLKRKKEEMVFFKSISNLYEEKNEFDEVFLKNVDCNIYSAEKSIEILENSKYYKLCGEENKVVLCHHDLAHHNVIIKGNKGYFIDFDYSIIDLKVHDLCNYITKAVKNSGYHIEKAKDILNEYGKINSIDEDEMKVLYGMLIFPEDFYSISRDYYTKRKEWTLDTFVSRIEKKTYLSKDKSDFISEFEKLI is encoded by the coding sequence ATGGTTAATAGCAAAAATGACTGTCATGAAGAATTATGTGAATATGATTTAGATGTAAATCTATTTAAAAAATTTGGACTTTCAGTGTATGAAGTGGTACCTATAAGAAAAGCTTTTATATTATGTACAGATCAAGGAAATAAAATTTTAAAAAAGGTTAATTATTCTTTAGAAGAACTAAAATTTATATATAATTCTTTAAATTATATAAATAGAAGTTTTAATAGAACTATGAGTTTTGTAACAACATTGGATGGGGATATATATACTTTATGGAATAATGAAGTATATTTTATAATGGATTTAGTTAAAGGGCGCGAAAGTGAATTTAGTAATCCTGTAGATTTAAACATTACATCTCAAAGCTTAGCTCAATTTCATAAAGCAGGAGAGGGAATAAATTCTTATGTTAATTTTAAAAATAGAAACAATTGTGGGAATTTTATAGATACTTTGAAAAGGAAAAAAGAAGAGATGGTGTTTTTTAAAAGTATATCTAATCTTTATGAGGAGAAAAATGAATTTGATGAAGTGTTTTTAAAGAATGTAGATTGTAATATATATAGCGCAGAAAAAAGTATAGAAATACTAGAAAACTCAAAATACTATAAACTATGTGGTGAGGAAAATAAGGTAGTTTTATGCCATCATGATTTAGCTCATCATAATGTAATAATAAAAGGAAATAAGGGATATTTCATAGACTTTGATTACTCAATAATAGATTTAAAAGTACATGATTTATGTAACTATATAACTAAAGCTGTTAAGAATTCTGGGTATCATATAGAAAAGGCTAAAGATATATTAAATGAGTATGGAAAAATTAATTCTATAGATGAAGATGAAATGAAGGTTTTATATGGAATGCTTATTTTTCCTGAGGATTTTTATTCTATATCTAGAGACTACTACACTAAGAGAAAGGAGTGGACATTAGATACATTTGTAAGCAGAATAGAGAAGAAGACATATTTAAGTAAAGATAAAAGTGATTTTATTTCTGAATTTGAAAAGCTAATTTAA
- a CDS encoding CotS family spore coat protein codes for MSESDITSIIEEYYGIFPESIEKIKNVYKIICKDNCYCFKVIKYSFEHFLFIISAMIHLKESEFSKIPEIILTSTGEYYVKVNEAHGYLTPWIKSRHCNYECEEDIKIATVKLAELHLKSRGFKVTHNMKPRIGWLRWIKIYSTRRDEILDFKRRIFKKEKITEFDNMYLQVMDEELERAEKAIENLKNSEYINVMKEHMKEKEFCHHDFAHHNVLITEDNQIYIIDFDYCILDTHLHDLSSIMIRVMKNGKWSLNKASFILDCYNSINRIEERDIPIMAAFMEYPQSYWQLGIQYYWEKQPWGEEVFINKLQNIKKDRERREEFIENFRKDNIICI; via the coding sequence GTGTCAGAGAGTGATATTACAAGTATTATAGAAGAATATTATGGAATCTTTCCCGAGTCTATAGAAAAGATTAAAAATGTTTATAAAATTATATGTAAGGATAACTGTTATTGTTTTAAAGTTATAAAATATAGTTTTGAACACTTTTTATTTATAATAAGTGCTATGATACACCTAAAAGAAAGTGAATTTAGCAAAATTCCTGAGATTATACTTACTAGTACAGGGGAATATTACGTGAAAGTTAATGAAGCGCATGGCTATTTAACACCTTGGATAAAATCGAGACATTGTAATTATGAATGTGAAGAAGATATAAAAATAGCTACTGTTAAGCTAGCAGAACTTCATTTGAAAAGCAGAGGATTTAAGGTTACGCATAATATGAAACCTAGAATTGGGTGGCTTAGATGGATTAAAATATATAGTACTCGTAGGGATGAAATACTTGATTTCAAAAGAAGAATATTTAAAAAGGAAAAGATAACGGAATTTGATAACATGTATTTGCAAGTAATGGATGAAGAATTGGAAAGAGCAGAGAAGGCTATAGAAAATTTAAAAAACAGTGAGTATATTAATGTGATGAAGGAACATATGAAGGAAAAAGAATTTTGTCATCACGATTTTGCCCACCATAATGTCCTTATAACAGAGGATAATCAGATATATATAATTGATTTTGATTATTGTATTTTGGATACTCATCTGCATGACCTTTCTAGCATAATGATAAGAGTTATGAAAAATGGTAAATGGTCTTTAAATAAAGCTAGTTTTATATTGGATTGTTATAATTCCATAAATAGAATAGAAGAAAGAGACATACCTATAATGGCTGCTTTTATGGAATATCCACAGTCCTACTGGCAACTTGGAATACAGTATTATTGGGAAAAACAACCTTGGGGAGAAGAAGTGTTTATAAACAAATTGCAGAATATTAAAAAAGATAGGGAAAGAAGAGAAGAATTTATAGAAAATTTTAGAAAGGACAATATTATATGTATTTGA